Proteins from one Nilaparvata lugens isolate BPH chromosome 10, ASM1435652v1, whole genome shotgun sequence genomic window:
- the LOC120353268 gene encoding uncharacterized protein LOC120353268 encodes MSCGEEDDIMFQNVPNLMIENSKPTSLSADFKISGRRIVDIAFLIEQFVELSGHAPQFGCSFVNMKLTSEIKRGLKSGLTFTCNMCHMVKTIWTEPEPQETSMDINSAAVAGSITNGGGFLALQRLLSSMNIHAMNKKTYEKHEALISKGWEETAIEEMRKAAEEEIRLAKERGDVNNEGVPLLTVVADGSWAKRSYRRNYNSLSGMAAIVGYHTRQVLYFGVKNKYCVTCTRKPGDTHHTCFKNWNGSSSSMEAATIVEGFLASEEMYNVQYAR; translated from the exons ATGAGCTGTGGGGAAGAAGATGATATTATGTTCCAAAATGTACCAAATCTCATGATTGAGAATTCTAAGCCTACATCTCTTTCTGCCGACTTTAAAATTAGTGGTCGCAGAATAGTAGACATTGCTTTcctgattgaacaatttgtcGAATTGAGCGGGCATGCGCCTCAATTCGGCTGTTCATTTGTCAACATGAAATTGACTAGTGAAATAAAAAGAGGGTTGAAAAGTGGGCTAACGTTCACTTGCAACATGTGCCATATGGTAAAAACAATATGGACTGAACCTGAACCTCAGGAAACATCTATGGACATAAACTCTGCAGCCGTTGCTGGTTCCATCACCAATGGTGGAGGATTTCTCGCCTTGCAGAGATTACTCTCTTCGATGAATATTCACGCcatgaataaaaaaacataCGAGAAACATGAAGCTCTCATTTCTAAAGGTTGGGAGGAAACAGCAATTGAAGAAATGAGGAAGGCTGCTGAAGAAGAAATTCGATTAGCTAAAGAGCGAGGTGACGTAAACAATGAAGGAGTGCCGTTGTTGACTGTTGTTGCTGATGGAAGCTGGGCCAAGAGATCATACAGGAGGAACTATAACTCCCTATCTGGAATG gcAGCGATAGTTGGATACCACACAAGACAGGTTCTGTACTTTGgcgtgaaaaataaatattgtgtaACCTGTACACGCAAGCCTGGAGACACACATCACACGTGCTTCAAGAACTGGAATGGTAGCTCATCTAGCATGGAAGCTGCTACCATCGTAGAAGGCTTCTTGGCAAGTGAAGAAATGTACAATGTGCAATATGcaaggtaa